TTTAagccatttaaaaacacagaaattaatACCATAAGCTGTAATAATGAACTGTAGTTTTCTTTCCTGCTGATCGTACATTTATCTCTACCACAGTATACTATTAGTACAACGGTATTAACAGCTCTCAGCTCTTAACATAGAGAAGAGGCCCAGATACCTGAGATGgcagaccaaaaaaaacaaaaaaaaaaaggagagaaggACAGAATCTTAAAGAGAGAATGGGTAGATAAGACCATGTGACCATTTGTGCCAAGGTCTTACGAAACtaaaaagacaaacacagacgTTGAGGAAGGGGGGAATAAGTGCTTATGAAGTGACTGGTAGATCACATATTCATTTGccccaaaaaaagaaaggaaaaatcaGAAGCATTCTCCCCCATTCACTCAGAAACACTTCATCATGCACATGTTGAATGCAACAACTGTAAGGCAGAGTTTCcattttttaaggaaaaaaatacaagaaaaaaatgctggCCTCTCCATTTGCCATGAGTTTATTTGTAATCGCTTCTTCATCATGTGTCTCTCCTTTCTGTCCTCCAGTGTCTTCTTTTAGCACTTCCTCAGAGGAGTCCATATGACTAACGGGAGCTCACAATGACGAGAGGCAGACAGCTCCAGCGCAGGAGAGGCTAACACTTAGCGGGCAGAGCCGTGTAAAAACCCAGATGGCGACCAGAAGAGAGACCGGCCCCGAAACATACGATCACCAAAGCCGATGCTGGTGGAGATTTCGACTGAGGACGGAGCGAACATCTGAGGTAAACCTAGAAAGGGAGTGGAGACACAGCAAGCGCAAATTACTGAAACAATCTGTAATCaaattactgaaaaaattaattaattaggcTATTTTTATGACAATCTCTGATTGACTAATCTACCTCTAGTATACATTTAGATAGATATGATGGCAGATCTTCAAACTGTGCCTAATTTTTGGACTGAAATTCTGTGTAGGAGGTCACTATGaccatgattaaaaaaaagaaaaaagaagagtttatttatttagcttaccTCAATGCATCCAACATTGGGAGCAGGTTAAGAAGTGCTGTGTCGCTTGGGTCACTGAACCATGACTTTATAGGTATTGCATTGTCTGtggatgaaaacaaattaaaagtacattcataaaacatttttttacacaaaataatgtttgcaCCCGTTTGATTTTATAcaccacatttttaaaatcagagaGGACCAATACTAAATCAGATCTCTAACCTGGGTGACTTCGATACGCTCCAGGCGAATTGTCCAGAATCACTATACTGGAGAGATCACCGTGTACTACAGACAGATCTTTTATGTAGCTCCCTAAATCCAAAGTACAGTGCTAGAAAAAATTGGGAAAGAGAGACGCAGATGAACAGGTTCAGTAATTGAACAAACAGACATTAAAAACTACTTCATAGGCaggataaaacaacaaaagtctGTGCAAAGAGTAAGAACTGGTCCTAAAATACCTTATTAGGAGCAATTTCTGAGAAAATTCTTTTTTACCTGTCTGTAGTATCTTCTTTTGAGGATATCCCTGTTGTTATCCAACTTATCTGCTACAGCCGATCCATATATCTCCATACTAGCTGTAAATACTACCAGCTCATACCACTGACTAACCTGACATACACCAACAAAAGGACACAAATCAGAAAGTATACTCATTAGAATATTGGtgaatttcaaaaaataaaaagattagtGCACAAAGCAAATGCAAGTAAATTGGCAAAATCTactaactgaaaaaaagactaatttgTTTGCTAAAATGACAATTTACTCACCACTTCTAGAAAGAAGTCAACGTGTGGCCTTTTATGGACAAAAAACCTGACTGGGTGTTTGTCTATTACCACCtgagaaaatgagagagagtAAAAACAAACCttcatgcataattaaaattaaaattgatcaaggctgcattttcataattataaaatattttgaaatattattacaatttaaaatacacatttgtttgattgttcttttaaatatattttaaaatgtaatttattcccacGATGGTAAAgctatttttagcagccattattcaAGGCTTCAGCGTCaaatgatcctttagaaatcatatgctgatttggtgctaataaaatattttgtattattacaaatgttgaaaacagttgtgctgtttaatatttttgcggaAACATGATATATTTTCTTCCAGGAATCTTTTatgtaaattgaaaaaaaaaaagaataataaataaataaatataggaaCACTGTACATCTACATTATAATCTGTTTACTCTTGTTTTAATGCATGAttgcagaatttaaatattaatttctaaaaaaaaaaaaaaaaacagtaaaaagcagTGTATGCATGTACCTTGAGGATAAAGTCTGGCGGTGTACCAGGCCTCACTGTAGGTCTAAGGACGCCATCATGGTGAGAATGAATTAAAGTCTCATCCAGATCCAACACCAGTATCTTCCTCTTCACCGCATCTAAAGAGCAAACAATCAATACGCGTCACACACAGTAAAAAGAGGAGATTCAGCGTTCAGATCTTTAACATTTCACGTCCACCAACCTCTCCCAATCCTACGCCAATAAAGTAATCATTTTCAATTAGTTATTATTCAAAAGCTAATAATTTACAGAATGCTTCACAGAGGAATCACTTCTACCAAAAGTATAAGCTACTCGCATCTTAAACATCTGCTGACTGATTTTCTGCATCCAGCTGTGAGGTTTGAAGCTCACCTAGTGGATAGAACTGCACATAACAGAGAGGAAAACGGTTGAGAGAACTTACTGAGTCTGTTTCTGGAAATAGGGGAGAGAGGTAATGTGTCATAACGCACTGTTTGGTACTGGATTATCTGTGGAGGACAGAACAGCAGACAGAGACAATCATATCAAGGAACAGTTCAGGTTAGTTTATTTCgcacatttagatatttaagcCAATTATACAGAGGCCCTGCTGAGTTCTGGTTCTTTTCATTACCAATTTCTCTTCCTAATATTCCCTCTTCTTTCGCCCTTTCATCAGGCTGGCTCAAAGCTCAGATGAGGGCATCGTATAGCAGACATCTATACAGTTACGCACCTAGAATGGCCCCATACTGCCACTACTGGACTATTAATACACCTTCAAAACAGCTGCCAAAAGAAGTCACAGAGGTGTAACGCTAGTAGGAAAAtcattgtactttttatatctacttcttttgttttgtgcataaaatacaaaacgtTTTGCGTATTTAGACTAAAACTTacgcataaaaaaatacttaatggATGTTGGTGGGAAAAAAACCCACTTGTTTTTGTTCAGGTAGTTACGTAAAACAACCCAAGGTCATTCTGACTTGTTTTTACAGAAAAGCTCCCAAACGTTATAGTCTTAGTTGCATCAATAAGAATGTTTTCCAGCAACGGTGCATTTATGAAATAACACGATAGCTGTATTACTGTTAACAATTATAAGaacttattttttaacaaaacatataCATGAACAATAAAACGTGATTTGGAAATATTTGATACCTTTCTCAGTGAGCGTATTgtgctttaaaagttttagGTATGCATCTCACTTCAAGCCAAACATATAGTAGGGGGTCCATAGTCCAAAGTAATTAGGACATACAGAATCATAAACAAACTATGCCAGGATTACAGCAGAAAAGATCTGAAAACTAATATGCCAAAATGTCATCAAACGTTCTGAGTATGAGTAccttaaacacaaaacaactaTTAAAGCAGCACATAAAAAAACTCATATACcaagttaatattattattaaagttccTACAGTGACCCAGATGAATAGTGTATGTTTGTTTGCACTGAGGGCCATAAAATCTAGTATAAGTGACAGCtcagtaaatatatcaattaCAAAAATCTGAGCGGGGTTAAACGGTTAACAGTAGCACCGATTACTGATTTGCGCATGAAAACAATTTTACGTGAAGGATTAGTTGCAAAGTGTTACAAAGTCTTTCTAACACATCCTCAACAAGATGTCTGTCTTTTAAAGATAACttgaaataaagaataaagaaaaaatatatatgtaatttacagACGACAGGTCGGAATGCATGATATACAGTACAGATGCACATGACATATGTTGACTTGCTCACCGTTCGTAGATGCTTCCTGAGGATGTATAAAATGAAACTCCATATTCTAGACGTCACTCCAAGAAAAGTGCGAATCCCGAGTAAACACTGACGTGTCTTCAACATGCTGACAGTCGACGAACAGCGCAACGGTGAATCATAGAAGAGACTCACACTATCCACTAGAGACCAATGACTTCAGAAGAGCTGGGAACTACGGCTACAGCTAATCAGGTCGGCTAACCACTTCCCGCCGAttctttgcttttaaagtaaCGCAAGCGAGGCCAGCCAAACGACAGAAGCCAAAAAACTCTGCTGCACTTGGACCAGCCAGTGACACAAAACTGCTAAAACGTCAAACGTCTCAAAGTGTGCAGCcacgcacacaaacaaacccCTGCGAACGCAGGCTAACTGGACTTGTATTTCATTGGCAAGGCAGCTAGCTCTGGAACTAACCGGCTCTAGAGCGGACCGTCCCTCCTCGGAATGGCGACTCGAGCGCTCGACAGGTTCGACGTTAATCTCGGGGCTTCGGACAAACGGCCAAGTAAGCAAAAAGTCCAATCAGACGCCATCAAATTCGTTTCAGTACATATCCGGGAGCAAACTGTGAGCCGCCATCAGTACTTTGGTTTCGTCACTTCCGAGAAACAACAAACGTGTCCTCGGTGAAGCTGGGTCAAGAGAAGAACGAGGACAGGGGTTCTGAGACTCACAAACTGTCAAACTATACTAACTGTGCTTTCATCTGACATAATAGAAGACCATGTGTTGAGCTGTgccatatataaataaacaaacaaatatgttaatgtttgtgttgatttttaatgtataaaggTGCCTCATGTTTCAAGTTCATGAAATAAGGTTACTGTAACCTAACAAAGATCGGCTATGAGGTGTACgctcataaaaaaaagtgacagtcGTGGATCTCCAATCTTcactgatgcatttatttttgacgTACAGTGTTAAAGGAAAACAGAAATTTTGTCCTATCAAATATTCTCCAAATTGATAATGTTTCACCAACCTTCAAATCATGGTTcatgaatttaataatatatttcagttgGACAACTctaatccacacacacacacacacacacacacacacacacacacacacacacacacacagagacagatagaagatatatatatatatatatatatatatatatatatatatatatatatatatatatatatatatatataatgtatatttataaatatgtgtatatttataaatatatatatgtatatttatatatatatatatatataatgtatatttataaatgtatgttgtaaaatctatattaaatattatgtaaattacatataaatgttacctattcatttttatttcttaaacagATTTGATGGCAAACTGATGGCCAAAttgtgaaaagagaaagagagagagacagagacagagagagaaacatcatATCACatgcaaatacttttatttccaGCATATTTCTTAGgatgtgtaaatatttgtataaacatTAAAGCAGTGTTATGTACTGCATAGCATCTCATCCTTGTGAACTGTGAACAGATTTGCTAGTTCTTGATGTGAGATGTTACTCTACCACGCTTTTAAATTCCCTGATACTTCTGGAAGGGATCACATTTGGTTTGTCACTGCAAGGGTGATCAGCCGTCCTTCATGTCTTCCTGTAGCACTATTGTCTTAGCTGTCTTACAATGCAGCAGGACTGGTGGTCACAAAGGTGATCAGGAAccatcattttttaattctgttctcTTTAATGCTGTAAGGTATTTTAAGTGTCACCTTAATTGCCTGTCACTTGTAAACCGCCTAAAGGACTGTCCCACGGTTGCATGTGCAATAACTGTTAAcagaaaaaatctttatttaagcCATTACTAATATAGCATATTTGCATTTTaccaaatgatttattatacACAATCTTGCAAAAgggaaaaatacagaaacaggCCTTTATCAGGTTGTGTGGCATATCTGTGTGCCATTTCACGTTtctaaaattaatgtaaaacatttacagctgttttaaatgttattctttgcacatgcacacactggTGGGCCTTGTGTGCGGATCAGTGCacctaaaatgaacatttttttttatatagtacaTTGAGTGCTGTATTTATACATGGCTGAAAGCAGAATGCTACATTTAAGATGCTAGTGAAGCAGGTGATGTAGTGCGGACTCTGGCCAGCAGGAGGCGGTGTTTCTAATGGAATGTGAAGCGAATCTGCAGCGGCCGTAAACCTCGTTCGCTGCCTGGACTGCTGTGCGTGAGAGAGAAGGGCTGAAGGAGATCCGTTTCTGGTTAGCTGTGGGTTAATATTATGCGAAAGATGCTAACCATCATTTCTAACGTTCTGAGGGGCAGCGCCAGCAGGAACGTGAGTATTGTATCCCTCGATTCGTACAGTTTGTTGCTTTCCTAAGTAAAGCAGATTTACGAATGTTTTTGAAGGCTAACGAAGCGCAGTAAAGCCATGTTGACCTTGCTCGGGTGCGCAAGGCCCGGCTGACACCCTGCTAAAGACACATCGCTGTTAAACTGTTAAACGTTTGTGCTGGTCGCTTCACGTCAACAAATGTAACGTGTAACCTCAGTAAGATAAgatgttttacagtttgtaCGAAGTGATTTAGCTTGGCTAGCTAGCTAAAATGCACTGGGAGGGTTACGTCTAAAACTGGTTAGTCAACAAGCTGTCGTTGAACTAAAGCTAAcctataataaaacactttaacGAACGCAAAACAATGTTCTTTTCATAAAACGTTTGGTTATAATGGCAGTCTGTTTCTGTAATTCTCTGTCTGAAGTAAAAGGTGACCTCCGTGAGAGAGATATTTACTGTCCAGTGGCAAATGTCCAGATGGTTGatattctgttttattgcaacgttttagtctgtttctaatAGTTTGACTCTGTATGAGTTTACAACATTATAAGTTTGTCCAAAATtgttatatacaatatatgaaATTTAGTAagataaacaattaaacaactggccagtcacttttttttagattctatacatttgcatgtaaatTATGTTTCTTGTTTGTCCAGCTGTTTTTTCTTCCTCATGAAAAAGATTTCAATATGAACTACACATTTGATTTAACTACCCATAACTACATTAGCCtgaacatataataaaaaaagacttaagTCTAATAGTAAAAGATTTATTGACACAATGATAGGAATATCACTGGTCTGTTGGCACAATTAAATGAATTGGAATTTTGCAGAACAAGTCAAGCATCTTTGTTTTTGTGATAAAGATTTACTTATTTCTTTCGCTCTCAATCTGTTGCTCTTTACTAATTcccatgtctctctctctctctctctctctctctctctctctctctctctctctctctctcttctctctctcccccctccTCTCTCAATATTACATTTGCTCAATTTTACTGTTCCATTGGCTGCCTTTAAGGGAGCCGAACTAGTATCAGAGGTAAGGATGGTAGTTTTTGAAATGGGTCTATTGACATGACGTCTGTGGCATTTGctcttttgttcagtttttttttctct
This genomic interval from Puntigrus tetrazona isolate hp1 chromosome 5, ASM1883169v1, whole genome shotgun sequence contains the following:
- the ctdnep1a gene encoding CTD nuclear envelope phosphatase 1A codes for the protein MLKTRQCLLGIRTFLGVTSRIWSFILYILRKHLRTIIQYQTVRYDTLPLSPISRNRLNAVKRKILVLDLDETLIHSHHDGVLRPTVRPGTPPDFILKVVIDKHPVRFFVHKRPHVDFFLEVVSQWYELVVFTASMEIYGSAVADKLDNNRDILKRRYYRQHCTLDLGSYIKDLSVVHGDLSSIVILDNSPGAYRSHPDNAIPIKSWFSDPSDTALLNLLPMLDALRFTSDVRSVLSRNLHQHRLW